DNA from Podarcis muralis chromosome 13, rPodMur119.hap1.1, whole genome shotgun sequence:
TTTGGGAAGGAGGATGCAACTCAGCAACCCAGCAGTAGAGGCCATGTGGATATAAGAAATATCCACATTCACCATATATTTCCCTGTGGTGGTTGGGCTCCTATTGAGAGTATTTGGCGAGCCAACATGACAGTGATGAGGGATTGAGGATTGGAGGGATGGCAGTGGACAAAGTTGTGTTGCAACTttggaatagtaaaggtaaaggtacccctgcccgtacgggccagtcgtgtccgactctagggttgtgcgcccatctcacttaagaggccgggggccagcactgtccagagacacttccgggtcacttggccagcatgacgaagctgctctggcaagccagcaccagcacacggaaacgccgtttaccttcccgctataaagcggtacctatttatctacttgcacttaagagtgctttcgaactgctaggtgggcaggagctgggaccgaacgatgggagctcaccccgctgcggggattcgaaccatcaaccatacgatcagcaagtcctaggcactgaggttttacccacagcgccacccgcgtccctaactttggaataaatgtgttttaataaaatcctttaaaaagaggAATGGATGAATGGGACAATTTTCCTCCTTTCATTTTCAAATCCAAGCTTCATGCACATTTTTCTGTGCATTTCTTATAACATAAAACATTTCTGCAAGCTATTCTcctttataaaaacatttttgtgttatttccactaatatgtTGCTGCATAGTTTATTTCCATGTTGGTATTTATGTTTTAGTGCTATTATGATGAGaatgtttaaaaaatattttcttttttattatttgaaaataatcCTACTTTCCGCAGCATGTTCTCTAAAAATTATAAACAAGCTACTGGGAAACCAGAGTACTACAAAGCCAAACTATTTGGACATTTTGAATCTTGCTTTGTACTTGGCAAACATAAAAGTAGAAAAGGCAATGTTTGTGGGCTTAGACTCATaaacaggaaaagatatcagggGAATGGTTAAGAAACAATTTAGAGGAAGGaagaaatcactcagaaatgACCATTCTTTTTCCTTACTAATTGATCCCTGGTGTTCAGTTCAGGTTTCAGTACAATAATGTAGAATTTGGGGAGGAAGATGCAAACCAATAATCCAGCACTAGAGGCCAGGATAGAGaaaatctccacagccaccatgtatttccccttggtgctcaggtaggtggggacaaaggataaccaaacactgcagaagaccagcatgctgaaagtgatcattttggcttcattaaaagtatcaggcagcttcctggccaagaaagccacagtgaagctgatGATGGCCAGGAGCCCCATATAGCCCAGGACAGTATAAAACATCTGAGCTGAtccttcattacattgcacaatGATCTGGTCAGTATGAGAGTGCATGTCAAACtctgggaagggaggaaaggTTGCCAGCCACACTGCACAGATGCCAGTTTGAATAAGAGTGCAAAGGATGATGACTGACACTGCCAGCCTCTTCCCCATCCATTTCCTCATCCTGtttcctggcttggtggccatgaaggccagaaccacagtgagggtttttgccaacacacaagaaacagccaggGAGAAGACAATCCCAAACACTGTTTGACGGAGAAGGCAGGGCACCTTCCCAGGCTGCCCAATGAATAGGAAGGAGCAGAGAAAGCAAAGCAACAGGGAAGTGAGGAGGGTGCAGGTGATGTTCCAGTTGTTGGCCTTGACAATGGGAGTCTCCTTATGTTGAACGAAGATGCATATTATCAAGAGGGCGATCAGACAAATGAAAAGAGCAAATGAAGTCAGAAGTATTCCCAAGGGCTCTCTGTATGTTAGAAAGACTGGATGTTTAGGGATGCACTCATTGTGGTTTTCATTTGGATACTGGTCCTCGGGGCACTTGTTGCAGTGGTCTGCATCTGAAAGTTATAAgtctcatatttttaaaaatatatacatgaaCTCTCTTAAACCATATTACTTGACACTGTGGCAAGAACTACAAAGGAAGAATATAATTCTTTTATCTTGGAACAGATATGGTAATCATTATTTAGAACCATTCAGTAAAATTGATGGGTGATAAGAACAGTGAACAACTCAATTCATTCAGGGTTTATAGTTAACGGCATTGTACATTCTATTCAAATACGGATGTAATGTGTTGTAAAGTATCCAAATCATGAAATTTGGATAAATTCAAGGTACTGATACCGATGTAGAAACCCCTGGTGTACAGTTTGGGACCTAAAACATATTCTCACCTGTCCTGTGCACAAAACAGTCGTTCTCCTCTACAAGAGAGGACACCCTGCAATTACCATCTCATCCCTATGTCTTTTCTATACAATGTAAGAATCGATCcattagtgtggcagcacctatccATTGGAACTCCCAATACATTTCAAATTGGCATCATCTCTGTTATCACTTCAGCACCTTTCCCAAGGCTTCTAAGAGATTTTTGTCCAAGTCAGTATCtgcactgaatttttaaaaatggtgtgtgtatagatatagatatacaaaTATATGGcagttaaaccactttgagatgctTAATGAGATAATTTCTTTTCTGGTTTGCTAGAGAATAATTACATATATCTGATCACTATATAACTAAAtacaaatacagttgtacctcagaagtcaaacagaatctgttccagaagtccgttcaacttcaatgatttataggtggtacatgaccccagtcaagcttgcaaaaatctaccatttgcctaataataaatgctggaaatgtaatgagactgaaggtaccttttatcacctttggtggacctgcccgaagattaaagccttttgggaaatgatctataatgaaattaagaaggtccttaaatggacctttcctaagaaacctgaggcttttctcctgggcatggttggccaactggtgtcaaggaaggataggacttttttatgtatgccaccacagcagcaaggattcttttagcaaagtattggaagacacaagaactacccacgctggaagaatggcagacgaaagtgattgattatatgggactggcggagatgactggcagaatccgtgaccaagggaaagagacggtggaagaagactggaagaaattcaaaatatatctttaaaattgttgtaaaattgatgagtgttaaaatgtcaagggattgggaaacagagaattgcagctgtaattgatAAGTCAgagaagaacttaaaagaaaatgaattgaataattagttaatcggaggagttgctgaagaaatgtaaaacaaggatgcagaaaagggggggggcatggggaagtccgggaagtaaggtttatgaaaagaaggttatgaaattatacatgtttaatgtttgtttgtttgtttgtttgtttatgtattgtgtattgtttgtgttaattttgtgtttggaaaattaataaaaattctttaaaaaaaaaaaacagaagtccgttcaacttccaaacgttcgacttccaaaacgtggcttctgattgggtgcagaaagctcctgcagccaatcggaagctgtggaagccccgttggatgttcaactttccaaagaatgttcaaaaactggaacactcatttccggatttcgatcgttcgggagacaaaacgttcaactcccaaggcgtttgggagccaggGTACGACTGTAGTTAAGTTTGTGAACAGACTCTGAAAATAATTATAACTGAAGGAATGTATAAACTATCTCCAAAGTGTTATATCTAGAATGGCTCAATCACACATCAATATCATAATTTGAACAAGCTCtttgtgtgaatttatttttgaaatatttgGAATTACCACCACCATTTAATGGTGCAATTTCTACTTACCCATCAGGTTTGAAATCATTCCTTCAGAGCACTTAGGACAATCATAGCAACAAATCTGTTCCCCCTGTCGCGCAATCCTACTGTGTCCAGGATAGCAACTCTCAACACATACGGATTTTGGGATGACCTATTAATATCCAGATATAAAAGATTTGGGGTGTACATCAGCATTGGTGAGCCTTTGCCCCTCAAGCCTTATTAGAATCAGCAAGGGTTCTACTTTAGCTGCCAGAGGCATTTGTCTTAAACCTGCCCACATCTGATTTCACTCCAGGAATGGGGCAGATAAAGACAGGGTTGCAAAGAAAAGGACAACTGGGAGCCTCAAAATGTGTTCCTGGTTGTTTCCTTGTTAAGCACACTATTTCCTCCAAGAGTGATGGCACATCAGGAAGACCTGTCATTCACACAGGGACATTCTTCATTTTAAAACTCTAGCCACTTTCAGGTAGCTGTACTTACTTTGCAAAAGAAAGCAATTTGGCTTTctaaaacttttaaaagaaattctatgtttttgttttcttggatGTGTACAGGTAACTCCTAAAATACCTGCATGGGACAAGAATCAGGCAGGTTTTTCTGTACTcccatgtggatccagaatcagGTTTTGTTTAATATTAGAGACATCCCTAAAACTACAGTTCTGGAAAATAATAGTTACCCCCACCTGATCAAACTTGTGATTCCACATTATAGCACTTCCATTGATGGTGAACAGTTTTCTTTCAGGAGCTTGTGGGCTCACTCTTCCAACACGGACTTTATGGACAGACTGATTAGGGAAGGCGATTGTGTTGAGGATATCATATCCAGCTGCCAATTCTCCATTTGCATCAAAAACTATTTCTTCCCCAGCATTATTGTTGAAGTGGATGTGTTTCAGGTAGGAGTGAAGCTAgattggagaaggaaagaatATAAACTGAGCTTGGAGTGGTGGGAAATGTcatttccctggaagttcctctTTTTTCCTCAAATATCATATTCGAATTGCTACCTCCTATTCATTCATGTATGATGATTATAGGACAGATGGTATAAATGCTTCCCACCTTTCAGAGACAATAGGAAGATGAAATTCAATAGAGTTGCTATTTCCAGAATTAAActagtactttttaaaaattagactATTCACACCAGAACTTTAAACCATATCTATTATACAGCAGGTTTTACTTCCTCCAAAagtcaagagagagagaagtttgagCTTTGCTTACATGGCATGTATCTGGCAAACTAACCTCACATGGTGGTTGTGAAATTAAATACTGGGAGAGAAATCGCCATTGTCCTCCTGGAAAATCTCCTGTTTGGGGAGTGGGTATCCATTGTGGGGTATTTGTGTGGGAGGGTTCAATGTTGCTTATTGTGTGAGAGGTGTTCACAggggagcagaagaagaagaagaagagtttggatttgatatcccgcctttcactccctttaaggagtctcaaagcggctaacattctcctttcccttcctcccccacaacaaacactctgtgaggtgagtggggctgagagacttcagagaagtgtgactggcccaaggtcacccagcagctgcatgtggaggagcggagacgcgaacccggttccccagattacgagactaccgctcttaaccactacaccacactggctctctggcagGAAGTCAGTGGAGTTTGCAGTGTTGAGGTATGTAGAAATATGAGTTTCAAAGATTTCCAAATGAACCTTGTGCCTAAAGAGGTTCACAAAATCTCATCTAAATTAGAACTACTACCTATAAACACCTGACAGGCTTTTTCATTGTACTTCTTTTGGCACCTGCGTTAAATATTTTCTGCATCCAGACATGTAGAAATCACTGTGGATTTTTATCTTCTTTTGAATCTCTTAATAGCGGTTCTTAactgttttaataattttatatttttgtaaactgcttagaggtgtttttagtttatttttattttttacattaagcagtatatacattttgctaaataaataaatctaaccattgcaccatacCAAAAAAATTCATAACTGAAGGTCATAAGCTtatgtcaggggtctgcaacctttaagacaaaaagagccacttggacccgtttccgaaggaaaaaaaactgggagccgcaaaactcgtcattataaaaataacttttttgtcactttttaaaattatttctttgtttgacccctcagaattactcctcctcatagaaataaacgttaaattaacaagttaccttcttgtgtgtgtgtgtgtgtgtgtgtgtgtgttcttcactccccttcaaaacagtgaccagcgtacatgccccttttcaatgcagtgacaagcgtacatgccccttacaatgtagtgggcgggcgggaaggtgatgttgggacggtgcgtgactaacgcacacaccgcccccatgcgatgtcacagccagtacagcgcccgccacaatggggagtgttggggcgtacaatgcgcctcctcccctcgctagtatccgccccggagccgcggcaaaggtgtaaaagagccacatgcggctctggagccgcgggttgcagacccctggcttatgTCAAGGTATTAGACCCAAAGCTGCAATTTACAGAAGCTATAAAATGGATGGTGAAGAGTTGGAGAGGAtataagagctggaagggaaccaagggtcatctagtccaacccctgcaatgaaggaatcccgactaaagcatccatgacaggagCACACCTGTCCTGTAATTTTGCATTGTTTCATACAGAGAAAGCCAGAGTTTGGAGTAGAGTTTTGCAGCGATGTGACatagaagtaaagcagcaagtcggagagagagtcagagcaatgATTGACAGCAACATTAGATTTCTGATGGAATCCAAGGTTGTGGCTTTGGGAGAAACAAGATCCTTTGAGTGTAAGGTTGCTGTGAACCCTTCCTTTGTAggctgtgtaaataaaccatgctTTTATACAAACCATGTATCATAAATACACGACACTCTCATTtctaaaagaaaacacaaaccctgggcaAATGTCTGGAACCCATGGAATCTCACAGCACTCAAggactggggtggcatgcaagatacacacacacacacacacacacacacaattcagagCTCCTCAACTTCTTAATTAAATTTTAAATgccaaggctttttaaaaattaagcaatCATTTACTATTAAAATATGTTTTGAGATAtccattcatttaaataaatgtgtgtttatttaaaatgaatatcATAAATAGCATTTCACATGATTTTAAAGTGCCCTTTTGTGTGCATTCCCCAGTGAAAATTCACTTTAAAAGGTCCTTCGTGAAATGCACTTACACCCATTCTTTACAGTAGAGATGGACATGGTTATCCTACCTGCCATGGGTAAATATTTGAAAGGTTCCACGCATTTCCATTTCTCATTGCCTTCTGTTTAGATCTTGATGAAAACATGTCATGGAGAGCATGCGCAACGCCATAAACTGCATTGTAGATACTGTAGCTTTGACCAGACATCTGCATTTCAAACACAGTTTCAGGGAGGTTCTTCAATCTCTCTTTCCCTGTACATATTCCTGGGGATAGTGAGTGAATGTACTGTAACTTGGGTAACGAACATTTAAATGCAGTGGTCCAGAAATAATGGATCAAATACAGCCTAGATCGGTAGAGATTTAAAGTCTCAAGAAACTCTTCATATTCTGCCAATTTCTGACTGTGGAGTGCGAAGGACAAGGTGCCATTGAAGGATCTGGGTGTAAATAAGTCGCTATTGGACACAGATGCAAAATCCCACTCAGCTGTTATGACCCAAACCTTCTCTATTGGTTTCATTTCAATAATTTCATTTAGCAAAAGAACCCTTCGTAAGCCCTCCATAGATCGTGAATCGCCATGAACAAGAATCACATTGATTTCAGTCGATGAGAGACTAGAACTTATTCTTTCCAAATTCTTGTCCATCTGTATTCCGTGATTCCAATAATGCTTCAGTGTTGGAACAATTTCCTTAAAAGCAACACAAATCTTATTCTGGTGCAGCCAAGGAATGAGAGTCCTCAATAGTATTTCTCCGCTGTCGTTATCAGAGACAACAAGGCCAATCCAagtccatccaaaatgctgaaGCAACTGAACAATCCCAGCATACTGAGCACTCTCATTAGGGATCATCTGATAGACAGAAGGGAACTGTGTTCTGTCCCTCAAGGCAGGGTCAAAGGAGCCATAATTGAGCTAAGAACAATGATATTGGTCTTTTTAGATCTAACAACCAATTGAAAATACGTTCTTCAAAATTCCAAAAAAAAGGCTAGAATATTGAATTCATTTTGTATTGGtccctcctaaaaaaaaaaccttcacaaCCAGGACAGAATTACTACTGGGCTAACTATACATTAAGCAAGTAAGCAAAGACTCTTGGaaggaaaaagagtttggatttgagaaTTTGTAGAGAAATATAATGAGTCTCACCAGTTTTGTGATTCGATTAATAGTCATCTCCAAATTTCTCATTCATAGCTCCTGTGTGGATTTCAGCATGAGCATAGATACTATGAGCCCTATGAGGGGGTGATTTGGAGGGAAGACGTAGGAAGCTGTTTAAGTGTGagctcacacccacccacaaactaTTACACACCTCACTGTAAATAATAATCTATCTATTATTACAACTCACTGAGGAGGCTCAGGCAGAAGgattagaagaagaagacaagagagccagtgtggtgtagtggttaagagcggtagttttgtaatctggggaaccgggtccgcgtctccgctcctccacatgcagctgctgggtgaccttgggctagtcaatactctgaagtctctcagccccactcacctcacagagtgtttgttgtgggggaggaagggaaaggattggattggattggattggattgatctttattacggccattggcccgtcacacgacaatttcccataccaacataatgtacttgaacctccaaatttaaaaccgccaaaacttacaaaaaacagacaagaaccaaagcaaaacaaaaacaaaagaccaacatcatacattacaataaatttgtaacataaacatcgccctctgctcataaattaatagaagacatcaatggtgatatcacctaattacatgctaaaacatagatcatggtttaaagggattggaagggaaaggagaatgttagccgctttgagactccttaaagggagtgaaaggcgggatatcaaatccaaactctaagtGTAACTTAAATGCTCCAGTTAAATCCAGAATTATTCTGGCCTCTGATGATTTTAACTGGTCTAACTACTCAAAGAGACTTTTGCTATAAAGGTGTGGTTTTCTTCCTGTTCTCTTGCATGGCTCAATGGGGAGGGCTTCTGGACTTGCCTCTAAAATAATCAGTACACAACTCTCTGTCTACAGAGATAAACCATATCAAAAGTTCAGTTTCACACACACAGCACCAATCTATAAAGGCAGACAAACACACCTGTGGCATCTTGTACATATTTAAGATGTGAGGCATCTGCTTGGAATTATGGAAGGTGAGGCCACCTATGATAGCCATTAGTTTATCTGTCTTGCCGCAGAGGTAGTTAAGGGGACTCCCCTGACTTTCAAAAAGGACATCCATAGTCCCTGAACATTTCCCCATTTCATTATTAGCATTTTGAGCGAAGATGTACGAAAGTGTGATGTTAGGTAAGAGGTGTGGAGTCTTGTTGATCTCGTTCAGAGCAAACGTAAAGGTGAGGGCTTGGTGGTAGTAATTTGGCAATAGGCTGCAATGACATTTAAGAGCACAATTAGGGCTGCCACACAACAATTGATTTAATCTACATACTACGGACATATTAGCCATCAATAGTGATTCCTGATATACCAGACATGGAGTTGCGAAGTATGGAATACCTTTATAACTCCTATGTATcttta
Protein-coding regions in this window:
- the LOC114583272 gene encoding vomeronasal type-2 receptor 26-like, which gives rise to MAIIGGLTFHNSKQMPHILNMYKMPQLNYGSFDPALRDRTQFPSVYQMIPNESAQYAGIVQLLQHFGWTWIGLVVSDNDSGEILLRTLIPWLHQNKICVAFKEIVPTLKHYWNHGIQMDKNLERISSSLSSTEINVILVHGDSRSMEGLRRVLLLNEIIEMKPIEKVWVITAEWDFASVSNSDLFTPRSFNGTLSFALHSQKLAEYEEFLETLNLYRSRLYLIHYFWTTAFKCSLPKLQYIHSLSPGICTGKERLKNLPETVFEMQMSGQSYSIYNAVYGVAHALHDMFSSRSKQKAMRNGNAWNLSNIYPWQLHSYLKHIHFNNNAGEEIVFDANGELAAGYDILNTIAFPNQSVHKVRVGRVSPQAPERKLFTINGSAIMWNHKFDQVIPKSVCVESCYPGHSRIARQGEQICCYDCPKCSEGMISNLMDADHCNKCPEDQYPNENHNECIPKHPVFLTYREPLGILLTSFALFICLIALLIICIFVQHKETPIVKANNWNITCTLLTSLLLCFLCSFLFIGQPGKVPCLLRQTVFGIVFSLAVSCVLAKTLTVVLAFMATKPGNRMRKWMGKRLAVSVIILCTLIQTGICAVWLATFPPFPEFDMHSHTDQIIVQCNEGSAQMFYTVLGYMGLLAIISFTVAFLARKLPDTFNEAKMITFSMLVFCSVWLSFVPTYLSTKGKYMVAVEIFSILASSAGLLVCIFLPKFYIIVLKPELNTRDQLVRKKNGHF